From a region of the Candidatus Hydrogenedentota bacterium genome:
- a CDS encoding ATP-binding cassette domain-containing protein translates to MSDNAQPMIRAEALTKEFEGAGGSRVLAVQDATLSVYPGEIFGLLGPNGAGKTTLLRMLGTIITPTSGTCSIGGRPTHDAPADARRKVGFLSGNTKLYGRLTARELLRYFGRLFGMHDTSIARRTEDLADSLCMRDFLDRRCEALSTGQSQKVSIARVLLHDPPVLILDEPTLGLDIMTSKTILDFIIDAKQRNHCIIFSTHYMTEADLLCDRVGLMYSGRILAMGTKASLFEQTHTDNLKDAFLALVEERKAAVP, encoded by the coding sequence TTGTCCGACAATGCGCAGCCAATGATCCGCGCCGAAGCCCTGACGAAAGAATTCGAGGGGGCGGGCGGCAGCCGTGTGCTGGCGGTGCAGGACGCTACGTTGTCCGTCTACCCCGGCGAGATCTTTGGCCTTTTGGGTCCCAACGGCGCAGGCAAGACGACCCTCTTGCGTATGCTCGGCACGATCATCACGCCCACCTCCGGGACTTGCTCTATAGGTGGCAGGCCAACCCACGACGCACCTGCCGATGCACGCCGCAAAGTGGGGTTCCTCTCCGGCAATACAAAACTCTATGGCCGCCTCACCGCCCGCGAATTGCTCCGGTACTTCGGCCGCCTGTTCGGAATGCACGATACGAGCATCGCACGCCGCACCGAAGACCTCGCGGACTCCCTGTGCATGCGTGACTTTCTCGATCGGCGTTGTGAAGCCCTGAGTACCGGGCAGTCTCAGAAGGTATCCATCGCCCGCGTTCTGCTGCACGATCCCCCTGTCCTCATTCTGGATGAGCCCACGCTCGGTTTGGACATCATGACGAGCAAGACCATCCTCGACTTCATCATCGACGCCAAGCAGCGCAATCACTGCATCATCTTCTCCACGCACTACATGACCGAGGCCGATCTGTTGTGCGACAGGGTTGGCCTCATGTACTCCGGCCGTATCCTCGCCATGGGAACCAAGGCCAGCCTCTTTGAGCAAACCCATACCGACAATTTGAAGGATGCGTTTCTCGCGCTGGTGGAAGAGCGCAAGGCGGCCGTTCCATGA